In Phycisphaerae bacterium, one genomic interval encodes:
- a CDS encoding response regulator: MPANILVVDDSGTMRGMIKRTLTMCALDIGEVYEAGNGIEALAQMYEHPISVILLDINMPVMNGIKLLQRMHVDQRMRDIPVIIASTEGSETRIQELMAAGARGFVRKPFRPEQLRDVLMPIIGRPAQPANQASDDDQAF; this comes from the coding sequence ATGCCTGCGAACATACTGGTTGTAGACGACTCCGGAACGATGCGCGGCATGATCAAGCGCACGCTGACGATGTGTGCGCTCGACATTGGCGAGGTCTACGAGGCGGGCAACGGCATCGAGGCGCTGGCGCAGATGTATGAACACCCGATCAGCGTGATTCTGCTGGACATCAACATGCCGGTGATGAATGGCATCAAGCTCCTGCAGCGGATGCACGTCGACCAGCGCATGCGTGATATCCCCGTGATCATCGCCTCCACCGAGGGCAGCGAAACCCGCATCCAGGAACTCATGGCCGCCGGGGCGCGCGGCTTTGTACGCAAGCCATTCCGTCCCGAGCAGCTCCGCGACGTGCTCATGCCCATCATCGGGCGCCCAGCGCAACCCGCCAACCAGGCCAGCGACGACGACCAGGCGTTCTGA